The Polyangium mundeleinium genome contains the following window.
GAGGTTCACGTACATGAGCATGCTGGGCTGCACGCGATTCATGACGACGCCTTCCAGCTGCACGAGCGTCGGAAGTCGGCTGATGACCTGATCGATTCGATTCTTGACGTTGACGACGGCCTCGTTCGGGTCGGCGTCCAGCTTGAACACGACCTGGATCGTCGCCTCGCCGGCGCTCGTGGCGTCGGAGATCATGTACATCATGCCCGGAACGCCGTTGATGGCGCGCTCCAGGGTGATGATCGAGGACTGGACCAGGACGTCCGCGCTCGCTCCCGGGAACGTGAGCGAGACCATCACGCGAGGCGGCGAGATCTCGGGAAACTGCGAGACCGGGCGCGATCGCATGGCGAGAATGCCCAGGAACACGAGCACGATCGACAGGACCATCGCCATCACCGGGCGATGGATGAACTTGGACGTCAGGCTCATTCCGCAGGCACCTCCAGGTGCGCGAACACGTCCGAGGGATCCTTGTAATCGACCTCGATCGTGACGCCGTCCCTGACCTTGCGCAGGCCTTCCACGAGGATCTTGTCGTGTTCTTCGAGACCGCTCGCGACCGCGAACACCTGCGGCATCTCCGCGGCGATGGTGATGGGGCGCGAGTGGACGACGTTCTTTTCGTCGATGACGAAGACGAACTTCTTGTCGAGCACGTCGAAGGTCGCCTTCTGCGGAATGAGCAAGGCGTTCTTGAGCGGCACCTCCATCAAGATCTTCCCCGTCTCGCCATGACGGAGCAGCCCCTTGGGATTGGGAAACGTGGCCCTGAACGCGAGACTTCCGGTCTGGTTGTTGAAGTCAGCCTCGATCGTCTCCACCGTGCCGGGTTGATCGAAGATCTGGCCATCCGCCATCTGGAGCTTCACCGTGGAGATCCGCTCCTCTTCCGGTTGAGATTCGTATTTGAGGTACTCCACCTCGCTGACGTTGAAGTACACCCATACCTTGCTGTTGTCGGAGAGCGTCGTGAGCAGATCCCCCTCGTCGACCAGGCTGCCCATCCGCACGTGAAAGCGCCCGACGAGGCCGTCGAACGGCGCCCGCATCTCGGTCATCGATTTGTGCGTCGACGCGAGCGCCACTTCGGCCTTCGCCTTGTTGAGCTTCGCCCTGGCCAGGGCGAGCTCGTTGGGGGACACGACGTTCTTATCGGCGAGGAGCTTCGTGTTTCTGAGCTCGATCGCCGAGAGTTGCGCCTCCGCGTCGGCCTTCTGCACCTCTGCCTGGTAAATCATGGGCATGATTTGGAACATCTTCGCGCCCTTCGCGACCTGACGGCCCTCGTCAATGAAGGTCCCTTGCAGGTAGCCCTTTTCGAGAGCACGCAGCTCGATGTGCTGGATCGCGCGGATTTGTGCGACGTAGTCTCGGGTGAGCTCGGTGTCCTTCCGAAGAGGACTCGTCACGAGAAACTTGCCGTGTTCCTGCGGCTCTTGATGTTCGTGGTGGCACCCCACCACCAAGAAGGCGGCGACCAAGAGGAAGGGCGTGGGGCGTCGGTTCATCGCAGATGAGTCGGCACGACGCTCGCCGCGGTTCCATCCACGCGTAAAAAAAAATTTCTTATGTATCCGTTTCCAGCATATCTGATCTTCCGCAGTCCTGTGCTCGGGGTTACGCTGGGGGCGTGAGCCCTGTCGGCTCTCGTTTTGCCAGGGATGCTCGGTTCGTTCCGGGCCGGGTCCCCTCCCCGCCCGGGACCGTGGGCCCTGGACATCGGGTGCGCGGCGGAGACACACGTGCCGCCGCGCGCGACGCCCTCGTTTCGTGTATCGTCACTTCCGCAACACGAAGGAGATCAGGATGAGCGCCGACGAAAAGATCACGCTGCTACGTGCAATCTTCAAGGAGTTCGCGGCCACGGGGGACCCGCAGATTCTGCTTTCGAACCTCACCGACGATGTCGTCTATAAGCTCTCGATCGGGCCAGGGACGCCCCTCAGCGGCGAGTTCCGGGGCCAGAATGGGGTCGCGGAGTATTTTCGTGGCATGGCCTCGGTGGTCGAGCACGTAGGGCTCAATGTCCACGACTTCTTCGCCAACGACGAGAAGGCCGTGGTGACCGGCGACGAGACGCTGCGCGTGGTGAAGAATGGCGCCGTCTTCTTCACGGAGTGGGCGGTCGTGTGCACGTTCCGCGGAGACAAGATCTGCCACATCCTGGTGGTCGAGAACCTCGGCGCGCTGAGCCAGGCCTACGACGCGCCGCACGCAGGCCCGCCGGCGACAGCGTCCTGAAAGGACACGAGGAACATCCTCGGGCTACCGCACGCGTGGCAGTTTTTCGGGAGGGCCCTGTCGCGTGTCCGCGCGCCGCGCGCGCCCCCGCATGCATACCTTGATGGCCTCGCGCAGGTTGCTGAGCGTCCTCGCTCCCGCGAACCCCGTGGCGAGGCACGTGAAGGTCTGCGCCACGGCGGGCCGGATCCCCGTGACGAGCCCCTCCGCCCCGAGGAGCTGAATGGCGCGGAGGATGCCCGAGAGCCGCTCCGCCGTCCCCGCGTCCACGCTCTCCACCCCGGTCAGGTCCAGAATCGCGAACCGCGCCCGGCTCGACACGACGGCGTCGAGCAGCCGCGTCGTGATCTCGGACGCGCGCGCCTCGTCGAGCCCGCCGACGACCGGCAGCGCGAGGACGTCGTCCCACACCTGAATGACCGGCACGGAGAGCGCGTGAATCTCCGACCGCTGCTGCGCGATGATCGCGAGCTTCTCCTCGACCTCGATCTCGCGGCGCTTGAAATCGTCGATATCCTGGAAGGCCCCGATGACCCGGGTCACCTTCCCGTTCTCCATCACCGCGGTGCCCGCGGTGCGCACCCAGAGCCGGCGGCCCTTCGCGGTGACGATCTGCAACTCCAGATCGTAGGGCTTGCCCTCGCCCGCGCAGGCGCTGAAGGCCTCCGTGATGATCGACTGGTGTTCCGGCGCGTAAAACGAGATCCCGTTGTCCACGTTCGGATTGAAGCCGATGGGCACCTCGTGGATCCGGTACGTCTCCTCGGTCCAGAACTGGCGTCCCGTCGTGCAATCCACGTCCCATCCCCCGACGCGCCCCGTCGCTTGCATCTTCTGGAGGAGATCACGCCGCCTCTCCCATTCGTCCACGGGCTCCTGCGCCTCGACCTCGAGCCCGACCCCGTACACCTTCGAATCCCCGGCCACGCGGCGAAGCGAAAAGAGGAGCCTCCGGTAGCTCAGGTCCCGGTGCACGAAACCTGCGTCGAGCTTCATCGACGCGTCTCCCTCCTCGCTCGGGCGCAGGAACGCGTGCAGCGGCGCGGCTTCGTCGGGGTGCACGAGCCGGGTGAACTCCGCGCCCGCGAGGGAGGACTCCGTATATCCGAGCGTGCTCCGGAATGCCTCGTTGGTGCGGATCAGCCGCCCGTCGCCGCTCAGCACGCAGAGGAGGTCCCTGGACGTCTCGAAGAAGTGCTCGAATTGGATCTCGTTCTCGTCGTGAACCGGCGACATGGAGCGAACCTCTTGCGCGCGCCGTGCTCGGCGCTGTCCCGAAACAACCCGAACCCCCCCGGGTTGTGTGTCAGGTCAAGGCGATTGGACGCGCATGTAAGTGAGCAGGCGCAGCGTCCGTTTTGCGATCTTCCAGCCGTGAGGTGTACGCACGACGATGTCCTCGTAGGTCCCGTGCGCCAGGTCGACGATGCCGGAAGGATCCACGACGTGCGTCGCGGTGAGGTAGGTCGACATCGTCGCCGTGTTCCCCTGCACGTTGATCACGACATTGCCGTTCAAGTGCTGCGTCGAGACGTAGCCGTTCGTGGTGAACTCGTTGTCCGCGACGTCGGCCCACGCGGTGGGATTGGAGGTCAGGCTCGGGGGACCATTGGGGTCGTCACCGGGGTAATAGGCCTCGAGGACGGCGTTCGGCGTGAAGCACTTC
Protein-coding sequences here:
- a CDS encoding efflux RND transporter periplasmic adaptor subunit — protein: MNRRPTPFLLVAAFLVVGCHHEHQEPQEHGKFLVTSPLRKDTELTRDYVAQIRAIQHIELRALEKGYLQGTFIDEGRQVAKGAKMFQIMPMIYQAEVQKADAEAQLSAIELRNTKLLADKNVVSPNELALARAKLNKAKAEVALASTHKSMTEMRAPFDGLVGRFHVRMGSLVDEGDLLTTLSDNSKVWVYFNVSEVEYLKYESQPEEERISTVKLQMADGQIFDQPGTVETIEADFNNQTGSLAFRATFPNPKGLLRHGETGKILMEVPLKNALLIPQKATFDVLDKKFVFVIDEKNVVHSRPITIAAEMPQVFAVASGLEEHDKILVEGLRKVRDGVTIEVDYKDPSDVFAHLEVPAE
- a CDS encoding nuclear transport factor 2 family protein, whose translation is MSADEKITLLRAIFKEFAATGDPQILLSNLTDDVVYKLSIGPGTPLSGEFRGQNGVAEYFRGMASVVEHVGLNVHDFFANDEKAVVTGDETLRVVKNGAVFFTEWAVVCTFRGDKICHILVVENLGALSQAYDAPHAGPPATAS
- a CDS encoding PAS domain S-box protein, whose translation is MSPVHDENEIQFEHFFETSRDLLCVLSGDGRLIRTNEAFRSTLGYTESSLAGAEFTRLVHPDEAAPLHAFLRPSEEGDASMKLDAGFVHRDLSYRRLLFSLRRVAGDSKVYGVGLEVEAQEPVDEWERRRDLLQKMQATGRVGGWDVDCTTGRQFWTEETYRIHEVPIGFNPNVDNGISFYAPEHQSIITEAFSACAGEGKPYDLELQIVTAKGRRLWVRTAGTAVMENGKVTRVIGAFQDIDDFKRREIEVEEKLAIIAQQRSEIHALSVPVIQVWDDVLALPVVGGLDEARASEITTRLLDAVVSSRARFAILDLTGVESVDAGTAERLSGILRAIQLLGAEGLVTGIRPAVAQTFTCLATGFAGARTLSNLREAIKVCMRGRARRADTRQGPPEKLPRVR
- a CDS encoding nuclear transport factor 2 family protein, which encodes MGAATPAAGGHPGGGHGNAGGQQGLTRLLDEAEIEKLTYCYAAGTDAIGRGELEVGRSLYQKCFTPNAVLEAYYPGDDPNGPPSLTSNPTAWADVADNEFTTNGYVSTQHLNGNVVINVQGNTATMSTYLTATHVVDPSGIVDLAHGTYEDIVVRTPHGWKIAKRTLRLLTYMRVQSP